The Acidobacteriota bacterium genome contains a region encoding:
- the accB gene encoding acetyl-CoA carboxylase biotin carboxyl carrier protein, translating to MAKPDIEKGNTVKIQDIQKLVDMLDKSNLNEIEIEGDGMRLRLSKGLRTTEAAPSAGPSYFMVPQGGPSLPAAPAPPAPPVSGPPQTGGEAPSTGEAAPTPAARGTEIKSPMVGTFYRSPAPGAEPFVKIGDTVRKGQTLCIIEAMKLMNEIESELDGVVLDVYPENAQPVEYGERLFLIQPA from the coding sequence ATGGCCAAGCCCGACATCGAGAAGGGGAACACTGTGAAGATTCAAGACATCCAGAAGCTCGTGGATATGCTCGACAAGAGCAATCTGAACGAGATCGAGATCGAGGGCGACGGCATGCGCCTGCGCCTTTCGAAAGGGCTTCGAACCACCGAGGCGGCCCCGTCCGCCGGACCCTCCTACTTCATGGTTCCCCAGGGCGGACCGTCGCTTCCGGCCGCCCCGGCGCCTCCCGCGCCGCCCGTTTCAGGTCCTCCTCAGACGGGAGGCGAGGCCCCGTCCACCGGTGAGGCCGCCCCGACGCCCGCCGCCAGGGGCACGGAGATCAAGAGCCCCATGGTCGGCACCTTTTACCGCTCTCCGGCTCCGGGAGCGGAACCCTTCGTCAAGATCGGAGACACCGTCCGCAAAGGCCAGACGCTCTGCATCATCGAGGCCATGAAGCTGATGAACGAGATCGAGAGCGAGTTGGACGGCGTCGTGCTGGACGTGTATCCCGAAAACGCCCAGCCCGTGGAATACGGCGAGCGGCTGTTCCTCATTCAGCCGGCCTGA
- the accC gene encoding acetyl-CoA carboxylase biotin carboxylase subunit — protein sequence MYRKVLIANRGEIALRIIWACKELGIKTVAVHSDVDIDSLHVRFADENVCIGPAPSRDSYLNITNLIAAAEVSNVDAIHPGYGFLSESAEFAQVCQACNIAFIGPSPRTISLMGNKAEAKRTMKNAGVPILPGSDGPVADVDTAKGIAAEIGYPVILKASAGGGGKGMRVVPEEKDMELAFQMAGAEATAAFGNGDLYLEKFLEAPRHIEIQILGDQFGNVIHLFERECSIQRRHQKLIEEAPSPALSEFLRREMGEAAVKGAQAVGYHTVGTMEFLFYDRKYYFMEMNTRIQVEHPVTENITGIDLIKAQIMAAAGEKMTWRQKDIKISGHSMECRVNAEDPVRFTPSPGRITTFHAPGGPGVRVDTAAYAGYFVSPHYDSLIAKLIVRGNTRQDVIMRMKRALDSFVVEGIKTNIPMHLKIMDEPDFIEGRLSTKFMERFMA from the coding sequence ATGTACAGGAAGGTGCTCATCGCGAACCGGGGGGAGATCGCGCTCCGGATCATCTGGGCCTGCAAGGAGCTGGGAATCAAGACGGTGGCCGTCCATTCGGACGTGGACATCGATTCCCTCCACGTTCGGTTCGCGGATGAAAACGTCTGCATCGGGCCCGCGCCGAGCCGGGATTCCTACCTCAACATCACGAACCTGATCGCCGCCGCGGAAGTGAGCAACGTGGACGCCATCCACCCGGGATACGGCTTTCTGTCCGAATCGGCAGAGTTCGCCCAGGTCTGCCAGGCGTGCAACATCGCCTTCATCGGCCCGTCCCCAAGGACCATTTCCCTTATGGGGAACAAGGCCGAAGCCAAGCGGACCATGAAGAACGCCGGCGTACCCATCCTTCCCGGGTCCGACGGGCCCGTGGCCGACGTGGACACGGCCAAGGGCATCGCCGCGGAAATCGGCTATCCGGTGATCCTCAAGGCGTCGGCGGGCGGCGGCGGCAAGGGGATGCGGGTGGTTCCCGAAGAGAAGGACATGGAACTCGCCTTCCAGATGGCGGGCGCGGAAGCGACGGCCGCCTTCGGGAACGGGGACCTGTACCTGGAGAAATTCCTGGAAGCCCCCCGGCACATCGAGATCCAGATCCTTGGCGATCAGTTCGGGAACGTCATCCACCTGTTCGAACGGGAATGCTCCATCCAGCGGCGCCACCAGAAGCTCATCGAGGAGGCGCCCTCGCCGGCCCTCAGCGAGTTCCTCCGGAGGGAAATGGGCGAGGCGGCGGTGAAGGGGGCCCAGGCGGTGGGGTACCACACCGTGGGGACCATGGAGTTCCTCTTTTACGACCGGAAGTACTACTTCATGGAGATGAACACGCGAATCCAGGTGGAGCACCCCGTGACCGAGAACATCACGGGTATCGATCTGATCAAGGCCCAGATCATGGCCGCGGCCGGAGAGAAGATGACCTGGCGCCAAAAAGACATCAAGATCAGCGGTCACTCCATGGAGTGCCGGGTCAACGCCGAGGACCCGGTGCGTTTCACGCCGAGTCCGGGCCGGATCACGACGTTCCACGCCCCGGGCGGCCCCGGCGTGAGGGTGGACACGGCGGCCTACGCAGGGTACTTCGTGTCGCCCCATTACGATTCCCTCATCGCCAAGCTCATCGTCCGCGGGAACACCCGGCAGGACGTGATCATGCGCATGAAGCGGGCCCTCGACTCCTTCGTGGTGGAGGGGATCAAGACCAACATCCCCATGCACCTGAAGATCATGGACGAACCGGACTTCATCGAGGGCCGCCTTTCCACGAAGTTCATGGAACGGTTCATGGCCTGA
- the thiE gene encoding thiamine phosphate synthase produces MRTPPLEFPPVYPITPDALRGEALRAWAESLIGAGCAVVQFRRKSGADEESLADLRDLVGLARPSSCRVIVDDRVDLCLLAEADGVHLGQADLPVPEARVLLGRDKIIGYSTHNLEQFEQALDLPLDYVALGPVYPTATKADPDPVVPPLVQREVIARSPWPVVAIGGITAAKAETLWRRGFSSVAVVSALRERPAESFREFLSRHRVIPSRG; encoded by the coding sequence ATGAGGACGCCTCCCCTGGAGTTCCCGCCGGTCTATCCCATCACTCCCGACGCCCTGCGTGGGGAAGCGCTCCGCGCATGGGCCGAGTCTCTGATCGGCGCGGGGTGCGCCGTGGTTCAGTTCCGCCGGAAGAGCGGTGCCGACGAAGAAAGCTTGGCGGACCTGAGGGATCTGGTGGGCCTGGCCAGGCCGTCGTCGTGTCGGGTCATCGTGGACGACCGGGTGGACCTCTGTCTCCTGGCGGAGGCCGACGGCGTCCACCTGGGTCAGGCCGACCTTCCCGTCCCCGAAGCCCGGGTCCTGCTCGGGAGGGACAAGATCATCGGGTATTCCACGCACAACCTGGAGCAGTTTGAGCAGGCCCTGGACCTTCCCCTGGACTACGTGGCCCTGGGACCGGTCTATCCGACCGCCACCAAGGCCGATCCGGACCCGGTCGTGCCCCCGCTCGTTCAAAGGGAAGTGATCGCCCGGTCGCCTTGGCCCGTGGTGGCCATCGGCGGGATCACGGCCGCGAAGGCGGAAACGCTCTGGCGAAGGGGGTTCTCGAGCGTGGCCGTCGTTTCGGCCCTACGCGAACGGCCCGCGGAGTCCTTCCGGGAATTCCTGAGCCGACACCGGGTTATTCCGAGCCGGGGCTGA
- the queD gene encoding 6-carboxytetrahydropterin synthase QueD produces MFEVKVVRHFSAAHRVEDYPGNCERLHGHNWRVEVVAGSVELDPLGMVVDFRRLKEKVDRVLERLDHQVLNEVPPFTEVNPTAENIARHVFECLAGEVPVSRVNVFETDTSVASYYL; encoded by the coding sequence ATGTTCGAGGTCAAAGTCGTTCGGCACTTTTCGGCGGCCCACCGCGTGGAGGATTACCCCGGAAACTGCGAGCGGCTCCATGGGCACAACTGGAGGGTGGAGGTGGTGGCGGGTTCGGTGGAGCTGGACCCCCTCGGGATGGTAGTCGATTTCCGGCGGCTGAAGGAAAAGGTCGATCGGGTATTGGAGAGGCTGGACCACCAAGTGCTGAACGAGGTGCCTCCCTTCACGGAGGTGAACCCGACGGCGGAGAACATCGCCCGCCATGTCTTCGAGTGCCTCGCGGGCGAGGTCCCCGTATCCAGGGTCAACGTATTCGAGACGGACACCTCCGTCGCTTCCTACTACTTGTGA